One part of the Leptospira saintgironsiae genome encodes these proteins:
- a CDS encoding DNA-directed RNA polymerase subunit alpha encodes MSLKSLLKGFKRPKKIEFTTEANTPNYGKFVAEPFERGFATTIGNSLRRTLMSSIEGAAISALRIEGVNHEFSYIEGVAEDVTRIILNLKQVRIKYEPEDKDQSKVIHLELKGAGYFRAGDLAVDSSIEIMNPDLHIATLNEDANLVLDLEIQRGRGYVPAEDKKKDIEVLGTIPIDSIFSPVQKVIFEISETRVAQRSDYEKLTLEVWTDGSISPEDAVAQAAKILKEHLTVFINFEEELEEEEDELDEADEKLKASLSKHVEELELSVRSLNVLRSLEIDFVGDLVKRSEEEMSKSKHYSEQGLAELKSKLAGLGLSFGMRDF; translated from the coding sequence GTGTCTCTAAAAAGTTTACTCAAAGGATTTAAACGTCCCAAAAAGATCGAATTTACTACGGAAGCGAATACTCCGAACTACGGAAAATTCGTAGCGGAGCCTTTCGAGCGCGGTTTTGCGACCACAATCGGAAACTCTCTTCGTAGAACTCTCATGTCTTCTATCGAAGGAGCGGCAATTTCCGCTCTTCGTATCGAAGGTGTGAACCATGAGTTCTCTTATATCGAAGGAGTCGCTGAAGACGTTACTCGTATCATCCTAAACCTCAAACAAGTTCGTATCAAATACGAGCCTGAGGACAAGGACCAAAGCAAAGTTATCCATTTGGAATTGAAAGGTGCAGGATATTTCAGAGCTGGAGACCTGGCTGTGGATTCTTCCATCGAAATCATGAACCCAGATCTACATATCGCAACTTTGAATGAAGATGCGAACCTTGTATTGGATCTGGAAATCCAAAGAGGAAGAGGATACGTTCCAGCAGAAGATAAGAAGAAGGATATAGAAGTTCTTGGAACTATCCCAATCGACTCTATCTTCTCTCCAGTTCAAAAAGTAATTTTCGAAATTTCTGAAACCCGTGTGGCTCAGAGATCCGATTATGAAAAACTGACTCTGGAAGTTTGGACAGACGGATCCATTTCTCCTGAGGATGCAGTTGCTCAAGCAGCTAAAATCCTTAAAGAGCACCTTACAGTATTCATCAACTTCGAAGAAGAATTAGAGGAAGAAGAAGACGAGTTAGACGAAGCGGACGAGAAGTTGAAAGCTTCCCTTTCCAAACACGTGGAAGAGCTCGAACTTTCTGTACGTTCCTTAAACGTTCTTCGCAGTTTGGAAATCGACTTCGTCGGAGATCTAGTAAAAAGATCCGAAGAAGAGATGTCCAAATCCAAACATTATAGCGAGCAAGGCCTCGCAGAACTTAAGTCTAAACTTGCTGGTTTAGGACTTTCGTTCGGAATGAGAGATTTCTAA
- the rplQ gene encoding 50S ribosomal protein L17, with the protein MNKRNKVKHLNREKGHRDALINNMITSLFKYERIESTQAKLKVVRSHAEKIITRAKRNLATDIAPAVALHNKREVLKRIKDRNIVTKLFEDIAVRYASTNGGYTRILKMINRASDNSEVGILELTNRKDRPTLIKEIKDKREAISDSKKEKAAAPAPAKKEKAPKKEAAPKAKAAKKPAAPKKAVKKAAPKKKK; encoded by the coding sequence ATGAACAAAAGAAATAAAGTAAAACATCTCAACCGCGAAAAAGGTCATAGAGACGCTCTGATCAATAACATGATCACTAGTCTTTTCAAATACGAGAGAATTGAATCTACTCAAGCAAAATTGAAAGTGGTTCGTTCTCACGCTGAAAAGATCATTACCAGAGCAAAAAGAAATCTTGCGACTGATATCGCTCCTGCGGTTGCACTTCACAACAAACGTGAAGTTCTAAAAAGAATAAAGGACCGCAATATCGTTACGAAACTTTTCGAAGATATCGCAGTTCGTTATGCAAGCACTAACGGTGGATATACTAGAATTCTGAAAATGATCAACAGAGCTTCTGACAATTCCGAAGTAGGAATTTTAGAACTCACTAACAGAAAGGATCGTCCGACCCTTATCAAAGAGATCAAAGATAAGAGAGAGGCTATTTCCGACTCTAAAAAGGAAAAAGCGGCAGCTCCTGCTCCGGCTAAAAAGGAAAAAGCTCCTAAAAAAGAAGCAGCTCCTAAAGCTAAAGCAGCTAAGAAGCCTGCGGCTCCGAAAAAAGCAGTTAAGAAAGCTGCTCCTAAGAAGAAAAAATAA
- a CDS encoding PP2C family protein-serine/threonine phosphatase encodes MEEKKELITERIIASGPLTINRIRFGLAGLFLLSLAAAWTQSSAVQNAAYLIGTGSMLGYAYYNYYCNKKYGKIPSMVGKVSVLADIIILCVVMFVASWTDRNMASGVIRQIILYAINMIFIVYSVLLLSPTVAKLSGIFSVVGQGLVILNTIFRGVEFTEDELKVISPGYASISEQSLKLVFLAVVSYITQSVILIFRKIGAVEEEYANTLEQKVDERTIEVTKRMEEIQALKVQQDGDYYLTSLLSKPLMTNWNTSQEVSTIFYIEQKKKFTFKNRESELGGDICISGNLLFGSEKEKWTFFLNGDAMGKSLQGAGGAIVLGTAVNNILSRSASHGKTIDINPEAWMLQTHRELDEIFRTFDGTMMASAIFGLIHDKTGKIFILNAEHPWPVLFRDDRSSFLAPELSAWKLGSPFGANIKIHESYLQPGDVLFLGSDGRDDINISSDGINWKMNEDENLFVRIVEDSKGDLDTIAGKLHGVGAIADDLSLIRIGYKELIDPEHPKYNDAVAKYNQAKQHIAKKEVPIALELLELSWNLAPNFKESARLIGQIYYDKKEFSKASKWLERYLNLDPESHNIWFLLSLCYKHMKEFQRAADAAEKVRNTQPHRLANLINLSDNYRLLNKFKDARSVLEKAKELDGESALVGKLDEFLKAKGF; translated from the coding sequence ATGGAAGAAAAAAAAGAACTCATAACGGAGAGAATTATAGCCTCCGGTCCGCTGACGATCAATCGGATCCGATTCGGTCTAGCAGGGCTATTCTTACTATCTCTCGCGGCAGCTTGGACCCAGAGCTCCGCAGTTCAAAATGCGGCATATCTAATCGGGACAGGCTCGATGCTTGGTTATGCTTATTATAATTATTACTGCAATAAGAAATACGGAAAGATACCGTCTATGGTCGGTAAAGTTTCTGTACTCGCAGATATCATCATATTATGCGTAGTCATGTTCGTAGCTTCCTGGACTGACAGGAACATGGCATCGGGAGTGATCCGTCAGATCATTCTATATGCGATCAACATGATTTTCATTGTGTATTCAGTATTATTATTATCCCCAACAGTCGCAAAACTTTCAGGAATATTCAGTGTAGTCGGGCAAGGACTCGTGATCTTAAATACAATCTTCAGAGGAGTGGAATTCACTGAAGATGAGCTCAAAGTTATTTCTCCAGGATACGCATCCATTTCGGAACAATCCTTAAAGTTAGTATTTTTAGCGGTGGTATCATATATCACTCAAAGTGTTATCCTGATCTTCCGCAAGATCGGCGCGGTAGAAGAAGAATATGCAAATACTTTAGAGCAGAAGGTTGACGAAAGAACGATAGAAGTCACTAAAAGAATGGAGGAGATCCAAGCTCTTAAGGTTCAGCAGGACGGAGATTATTATCTCACTTCTCTCTTGAGTAAACCGCTCATGACAAACTGGAATACTTCTCAAGAAGTGAGCACAATCTTTTACATAGAACAAAAGAAGAAGTTCACGTTCAAAAATAGAGAATCCGAACTGGGCGGAGATATTTGTATCAGCGGGAATCTTCTGTTCGGATCTGAAAAGGAAAAATGGACCTTCTTCTTAAACGGTGACGCGATGGGAAAATCCCTCCAAGGAGCGGGAGGAGCGATCGTACTTGGAACTGCTGTGAATAATATCTTATCCCGTTCTGCAAGTCACGGAAAGACAATCGATATTAATCCGGAAGCTTGGATGCTCCAAACCCATAGAGAACTAGACGAAATTTTTAGAACATTCGATGGGACGATGATGGCTTCAGCAATCTTCGGACTGATCCATGATAAAACTGGAAAAATTTTTATACTAAACGCGGAACATCCTTGGCCTGTATTATTCAGAGATGATAGATCTTCTTTCTTGGCGCCTGAACTTTCCGCATGGAAATTAGGATCTCCCTTCGGGGCGAACATTAAGATCCATGAATCTTATTTGCAACCGGGAGATGTTCTATTCTTAGGTTCAGACGGACGGGACGATATCAATATCAGTTCGGATGGGATTAATTGGAAGATGAACGAGGACGAAAACTTGTTCGTTCGAATTGTCGAAGATTCAAAAGGAGATCTGGATACGATCGCAGGAAAGCTGCATGGAGTGGGTGCAATTGCTGACGACCTTTCTCTCATCCGCATCGGTTATAAAGAACTAATAGATCCTGAACATCCTAAGTATAACGATGCAGTAGCAAAGTACAACCAAGCGAAACAACATATAGCGAAAAAAGAAGTACCAATAGCTCTAGAACTTCTAGAATTATCCTGGAACTTGGCTCCAAATTTTAAAGAATCAGCAAGATTGATCGGACAGATCTATTACGACAAAAAAGAATTCTCTAAAGCATCCAAATGGTTAGAGCGTTATTTGAACTTGGATCCTGAATCCCATAATATCTGGTTCTTATTATCCTTATGTTATAAGCATATGAAGGAATTCCAACGCGCGGCGGATGCAGCGGAGAAGGTCCGAAATACTCAACCTCATCGTCTAGCGAACCTGATCAATCTCTCAGACAACTACAGGCTTCTGAATAAATTCAAAGACGCTAGATCTGTGCTCGAAAAAGCAAAAGAGTTAGATGGGGAAAGCGCACTCGTAGGTAAGCTGGACGAGTTTTTGAAAGCGAAAGGTTTCTGA
- a CDS encoding LIC10604 family protein, protein MSNMVWIILLSLVGIIVLIILSGYLLPKDHVASVEKDFSSSPESIYKIIRNVGEYKDWRSGLKSVDIESETIWTESDSHGNNIRFGIIEEKSPHSLKTKILSEDLPFGGGWEFEISRNDPTTKLKITEKGFVTNPLFRVLSKFVFGYDTTLKTYLDDLSKKLESSPK, encoded by the coding sequence ATGAGTAATATGGTTTGGATCATTCTATTGAGCCTGGTAGGCATTATAGTTTTAATCATACTTTCTGGGTATTTACTTCCGAAAGATCATGTTGCAAGTGTAGAGAAAGACTTTTCTTCTTCTCCTGAAAGTATATACAAGATCATTCGTAATGTTGGTGAGTATAAGGATTGGAGAAGCGGACTAAAGTCCGTGGATATTGAATCTGAAACAATCTGGACAGAGTCAGATTCTCATGGAAATAATATTCGTTTTGGAATTATAGAAGAAAAGTCTCCGCATTCTTTAAAGACTAAAATTTTAAGTGAAGATCTTCCTTTCGGCGGTGGTTGGGAATTTGAAATTAGCCGAAATGATCCAACCACTAAGCTGAAAATTACTGAGAAAGGTTTTGTGACAAATCCTCTATTTAGAGTTCTTTCCAAGTTCGTGTTCGGTTATGATACAACTCTGAAAACATATCTGGATGATCTTAGTAAAAAGTTGGAGTCTTCTCCTAAATAA
- a CDS encoding class II aldolase/adducin family protein: MKAPDSPMDLQKFLPQLVKEGILAKNGCASVKIGKSIWITPKKADLNAIGKKAKTALLEIPLEANQIFPKDIPDEAIQHLSLYLARPEFTVIFHSTQENVMTCSMAGETVRPYLDDMAQIVGPNAKVVPNASDEKGLKKIISAIGRRNAVYLQNAGALCAHKSLDDAHAVCMVLEKASKAFVESRILGGGKPVPWLEAEAIRFVYQRKYSKQAEKNRG, encoded by the coding sequence ATGAAAGCTCCTGACAGCCCAATGGATCTTCAGAAATTTCTCCCTCAGTTAGTGAAGGAAGGAATTTTAGCTAAGAACGGATGCGCAAGTGTTAAGATTGGAAAAAGTATTTGGATCACTCCTAAAAAAGCAGATCTAAATGCGATTGGGAAAAAAGCAAAGACTGCTCTTTTAGAAATTCCTTTGGAAGCAAATCAGATCTTCCCGAAAGATATTCCTGACGAAGCAATCCAACATCTTTCTCTATATTTAGCAAGACCCGAATTTACTGTTATCTTCCATTCTACTCAAGAGAATGTGATGACCTGTTCTATGGCGGGTGAAACCGTTCGTCCTTATCTGGATGATATGGCCCAAATTGTAGGACCTAACGCTAAAGTTGTGCCTAACGCATCTGATGAGAAAGGCCTGAAAAAAATAATTTCTGCTATTGGAAGAAGAAACGCGGTTTATCTTCAAAATGCTGGAGCATTATGCGCCCATAAAAGTTTAGATGATGCCCATGCCGTCTGTATGGTTTTAGAAAAAGCAAGCAAGGCATTCGTAGAATCTAGAATTTTAGGCGGCGGAAAACCGGTTCCTTGGTTAGAAGCAGAAGCAATCCGATTCGTTTATCAGAGAAAATATTCTAAACAAGCAGAGAAGAACAGAGGATAG
- a CDS encoding class II aldolase/adducin family protein encodes MEIDKAKKVVRDTGIRLVRSGLIARTWGNISQRIDENYFAITPTGRTYEDLTPEEIVQVNIEDLTHIGKIKPSYEKGLHSAAYKLRPNIGAVIHTHQLQAAVVAAARKDVPVLNPQMKKIIGGPVLCTNYSLPGTKKLITMAISALDKSGSKAVLLANHGTLCVGKDMEDAFQVALELERVCQLFIEKEFLKVSGYKKGDRDSIRSWYLKNYGLVKSA; translated from the coding sequence ATGGAAATAGATAAGGCCAAAAAAGTCGTTCGAGATACCGGGATCCGCCTCGTAAGGTCGGGACTTATCGCAAGAACTTGGGGAAATATCAGCCAACGTATCGATGAAAATTATTTCGCGATTACTCCTACCGGCAGAACTTATGAAGATCTAACTCCGGAAGAAATCGTGCAGGTAAATATCGAAGACCTGACTCACATCGGAAAGATCAAACCTTCCTATGAGAAAGGACTCCACTCTGCGGCTTATAAACTTCGTCCGAATATTGGTGCGGTCATCCATACTCACCAACTACAAGCAGCAGTTGTTGCAGCAGCAAGGAAGGATGTTCCTGTTCTAAATCCTCAAATGAAAAAAATCATCGGTGGGCCTGTTCTTTGTACGAATTATTCTCTTCCTGGAACTAAAAAACTGATCACGATGGCAATCTCTGCATTGGATAAGTCCGGAAGTAAAGCGGTTCTTTTAGCAAACCACGGAACTCTTTGCGTCGGAAAAGATATGGAAGATGCTTTTCAAGTAGCACTTGAATTAGAAAGAGTCTGTCAGTTATTCATCGAGAAAGAATTCTTAAAAGTTTCCGGTTATAAAAAAGGAGACAGAGATTCTATCCGCTCTTGGTATCTTAAAAACTACGGACTGGTAAAATCAGCATGA
- a CDS encoding aspartate aminotransferase family protein — protein MSTGFAISQYPDVKGVYKQLHDLIRQPIRSIKKNEMEKYLQEYFEKKCSKSKTMIAEASEYIPGGVQHNLAFNYPFPLVFTKASGAHLFDLDGNKYIDFLQAGGPTVLGSNPISIRKKVVKLLETTGPVTGLFHEYELRLAEKIVEHMPSVQMFRMLGSGTEACMASIRVARLATKKKNIVKMGGAYHGWSDQLAYGLRLPGTRHFESHGIPKHVFKYTQEFYPNDLNALERTLKRNRWRGGTAAVILEPIGPESGTRPIDMDFNKGVRELCDKYGALLIFDEVVTAFRIGLSGAQGYYGVTPDLTVFGKVVAGGYPSAGGLGGKKEYMKYLSAGLQTGVKKALIGGTMAANPLSSAAGYYTLLEIEKQKACEKAGRAGDRITAGLQKLIKKYNLPFVAFNQGSICHLETVGTMLLEIDIKKFWKIKSTIKEAHTRKKAMEEMGAAYMAEGIVTLAGSRLYTSAADTDAVIDDALKRFEKVFQKVEGV, from the coding sequence ATGTCTACCGGCTTCGCAATTTCTCAATACCCAGACGTAAAAGGGGTTTATAAGCAACTTCATGACCTGATTCGCCAGCCAATTCGCTCCATTAAGAAAAATGAAATGGAGAAGTACCTTCAGGAATATTTTGAGAAGAAATGCTCTAAATCCAAGACTATGATCGCGGAAGCTTCAGAGTATATCCCGGGCGGTGTGCAGCATAACCTCGCATTCAATTATCCCTTCCCTCTTGTTTTCACTAAAGCATCAGGAGCACATTTATTTGACCTGGATGGGAACAAATACATAGATTTCCTGCAAGCAGGAGGTCCTACAGTTTTAGGAAGTAATCCAATTAGCATCCGCAAGAAAGTGGTTAAACTTTTAGAAACCACAGGACCGGTTACTGGTCTATTCCATGAATATGAGTTAAGACTTGCGGAGAAGATTGTAGAACACATGCCTTCTGTGCAAATGTTCCGTATGTTAGGATCTGGAACCGAAGCTTGTATGGCATCTATCCGTGTAGCAAGGCTTGCTACCAAGAAGAAGAACATCGTAAAAATGGGCGGAGCATATCACGGTTGGAGTGATCAGCTTGCTTATGGACTTCGTCTTCCAGGCACAAGACATTTTGAATCTCACGGAATTCCTAAACATGTTTTCAAATATACTCAAGAATTCTATCCGAATGATCTAAACGCATTAGAAAGAACCTTAAAAAGAAATCGTTGGAGAGGCGGCACTGCTGCAGTTATCTTGGAGCCGATCGGACCAGAAAGCGGAACTCGCCCTATTGACATGGACTTCAATAAAGGAGTCAGAGAGCTTTGCGACAAATATGGAGCATTACTAATTTTTGATGAAGTAGTTACTGCATTCCGTATAGGTCTAAGCGGCGCGCAAGGTTATTATGGTGTCACTCCTGATTTAACCGTATTCGGTAAAGTGGTTGCTGGTGGTTATCCTTCCGCTGGTGGTTTGGGTGGAAAGAAGGAATACATGAAGTATCTTTCTGCAGGACTCCAAACAGGTGTTAAAAAGGCACTTATCGGTGGAACTATGGCAGCAAACCCTCTTAGCTCTGCTGCAGGATATTACACACTTCTTGAGATCGAAAAACAAAAGGCCTGTGAAAAAGCAGGAAGAGCAGGAGATAGGATCACAGCAGGTTTACAAAAATTAATTAAGAAGTATAATCTACCTTTCGTAGCATTTAACCAAGGATCTATTTGCCATTTAGAAACTGTCGGAACCATGCTTTTAGAGATTGATATTAAAAAATTCTGGAAGATCAAGTCTACGATCAAAGAAGCGCATACTCGCAAAAAAGCAATGGAAGAAATGGGTGCGGCATATATGGCAGAAGGTATCGTTACTCTTGCAGGAAGTCGCTTGTATACAAGTGCTGCAGACACGGATGCAGTAATCGACGACGCACTAAAAAGATTCGAAAAAGTTTTTCAAAAAGTCGAAGGTGTATAA
- a CDS encoding TetR/AcrR family transcriptional regulator, with product MLGTAQVVNIGSTVAEFTSSKYNRDTFDKIPEEKRTRILSVAIAEFANRGFNNANTNIIAKKAGISVGSLYKYFDTKEDFFLTAVGYGIHQLEKTLEEVLSEDSDLFGKIERILRIIQKHSRENRDIIRLYNEITAEGNSELIRGLSSDMESVSAKVYTSLLAEAKKSGSVSKDVDEKVFAFCIDNLFMILQFSYATEYYRERMKVYLGKDFDNDEKVVKGIMSFIRRALEKK from the coding sequence ATGTTAGGAACCGCTCAGGTAGTAAATATAGGAAGTACTGTGGCCGAATTTACCTCTTCAAAATACAATAGAGATACTTTTGATAAGATCCCGGAAGAAAAAAGGACCAGGATACTCTCAGTTGCGATCGCAGAATTTGCAAACAGAGGTTTCAATAATGCGAATACCAATATTATTGCGAAGAAGGCCGGCATCAGTGTTGGGTCCTTATACAAATACTTTGATACAAAAGAAGATTTTTTTCTTACAGCTGTTGGTTATGGGATCCATCAATTAGAAAAAACTCTAGAAGAAGTCTTGAGTGAAGACAGCGATCTTTTCGGCAAAATAGAAAGAATATTAAGAATCATCCAAAAACATTCCAGAGAGAATAGAGATATCATTCGTTTATACAATGAGATCACTGCAGAGGGAAATTCTGAATTGATCCGTGGACTTTCCTCTGATATGGAAAGTGTTTCCGCTAAAGTTTACACTTCTTTATTGGCAGAGGCGAAAAAGTCCGGATCTGTAAGCAAAGACGTGGATGAGAAAGTTTTCGCATTCTGTATTGATAATCTTTTTATGATACTCCAATTCTCTTATGCGACCGAGTATTATCGTGAAAGAATGAAAGTGTATCTAGGAAAAGACTTTGATAATGATGAAAAGGTCGTGAAAGGAATAATGTCTTTTATTCGAAGGGCTTTGGAGAAGAAGTAG
- a CDS encoding LA_0442/LA_0875 N-terminal domain-containing protein, which translates to MYRFRLLLPFVFFLIPAISLYAEMKTIYLKNGQVIRAEILQQTATSMTIKTTEGKTIQLNKSEINTVSFNEPAKVQQEEKKPAQAEQIPIPQITEVPKPIVNFHIDQLKRNDLEIYFGLGAGRYSPETQGLPVQIQNKVGLASGTLPTVIDKPTHSPELSQTYGAIYTWKRWSGGIAGSYLGNRSTYDSHSYASGMIHSTGSFPERQSSLKNEVSFLAFTNERFDLRPTIGYQYFWGQSQDTNISTSYYTGNSLYLYSQGVMKFNETLKGYSIGLKATIRMGERWENRLEYHNLTLSGNQDGSIVSALVPANLSQVAFYRQWQNISWDAKGFHLLYRLVYRVTPTISIYAGFQFYEWKYSLNSDQQYLYSSKDGLIGVDLSNPNAYLVQQKLMEAIGKTINSESRSAILELGVMKRFEFLHQ; encoded by the coding sequence TTGTATCGTTTTCGGTTACTTCTACCCTTTGTTTTCTTTCTAATCCCTGCGATTTCCTTGTATGCGGAAATGAAAACCATCTATCTAAAGAATGGCCAGGTCATTCGTGCGGAAATATTGCAACAAACTGCGACCAGCATGACGATCAAAACGACAGAAGGAAAAACGATACAATTAAACAAATCCGAGATCAATACAGTTAGTTTTAACGAACCTGCTAAAGTTCAGCAAGAAGAGAAAAAACCTGCCCAAGCAGAACAAATTCCTATTCCACAAATTACAGAAGTTCCCAAACCTATTGTAAATTTTCATATAGATCAGTTAAAGAGAAATGATTTGGAAATTTATTTTGGATTAGGAGCAGGAAGATATTCTCCGGAAACCCAAGGGTTGCCAGTACAGATCCAAAACAAAGTTGGATTAGCTTCCGGAACACTTCCGACTGTAATCGATAAACCAACACATTCTCCCGAATTATCACAAACCTATGGAGCAATATATACTTGGAAAAGATGGTCGGGAGGAATTGCAGGATCCTATTTAGGAAATAGAAGTACATATGATAGTCATTCTTATGCAAGTGGGATGATACATAGCACAGGAAGTTTCCCTGAAAGACAAAGTTCTTTAAAAAACGAAGTGTCATTTCTTGCGTTTACAAACGAAAGATTCGATCTAAGACCAACAATCGGATACCAATACTTCTGGGGACAATCTCAAGATACAAACATATCCACTTCCTATTATACAGGCAACAGTCTGTATTTATACTCTCAAGGTGTAATGAAGTTTAACGAAACACTTAAAGGATATTCAATCGGATTAAAAGCAACTATCCGAATGGGAGAAAGATGGGAAAATAGATTAGAATATCATAATTTAACTTTATCAGGAAACCAGGATGGAAGCATAGTATCCGCACTCGTTCCGGCAAATCTTTCTCAAGTAGCATTTTACAGACAATGGCAAAATATTTCCTGGGACGCAAAAGGATTCCATCTTCTCTATCGATTAGTTTATAGAGTGACTCCTACAATTTCTATTTACGCAGGATTTCAATTTTACGAGTGGAAATACAGCCTGAACTCAGATCAGCAATATCTTTATTCATCCAAAGACGGATTGATAGGAGTGGACTTGAGCAATCCTAATGCTTATCTAGTACAACAAAAATTAATGGAAGCAATAGGGAAAACAATCAATTCAGAGAGTAGATCTGCAATTTTAGAACTCGGAGTGATGAAGAGATTTGAGTTCTTACACCAATGA
- a CDS encoding LA_0442/LA_0875 N-terminal domain-containing protein, with translation MGSSNIRICLLILLLSSPLAELFAELQTIYMRSGQILRGEVVQQTATTMQIRMEDGKIKQLTKKEIQRVSYKEPTIQEKKESEEKLKQQTVVVEEPPLPTSEPVKKSEPEIDKAASPYTIDQAKRKDIELFFGAGLGTYRPPTESYLNQTSVKANVLSGQLPPDHDSPSYKRGLAYSMGAIYYWKKFAFGLSANHFSGETSERIKVYNPNASLQEIAGKFPEKQSSLKADVSYLAYTNQRFDLRPSFGYSQFWGKTDDNNTISTGYNGNELTSFFKYHYYFLEKLKGPSIGLKTTVRQGERWEHRIELHYLILSGAQYSTGNLSMFNPPNFFDYGVSLGSIQWDAKGFNFSYKLFYKWTPTISFWVGIQAFEWKYSLKSFDQSFNGLANIDNPSPVDQLVLINLLLTSASKMTPATSKASSLEFGVMKRFELSQ, from the coding sequence ATGGGAAGTTCCAACATAAGAATCTGCTTATTAATCCTTTTATTATCTTCCCCCTTAGCAGAATTATTTGCAGAACTGCAAACGATCTATATGAGGAGCGGGCAGATCTTACGCGGAGAAGTCGTCCAACAGACTGCAACAACAATGCAGATTAGAATGGAAGACGGAAAGATCAAACAGCTCACCAAAAAAGAGATACAAAGAGTTAGTTATAAAGAACCAACCATCCAAGAAAAAAAAGAATCAGAAGAAAAATTAAAACAACAAACTGTAGTAGTCGAAGAACCACCTCTTCCAACTTCGGAGCCTGTTAAAAAGTCCGAACCCGAAATTGATAAAGCAGCTAGTCCATATACAATCGACCAGGCCAAAAGAAAGGATATTGAATTATTCTTTGGAGCGGGCCTTGGAACATACCGCCCTCCTACTGAATCCTATTTAAATCAAACTTCGGTAAAAGCAAATGTATTATCGGGGCAGCTTCCTCCGGATCATGATTCACCCAGTTATAAAAGAGGTTTAGCTTATAGTATGGGTGCCATATACTATTGGAAGAAGTTTGCATTTGGCTTAAGCGCAAATCATTTCAGCGGTGAAACATCTGAAAGAATTAAAGTATATAATCCTAATGCTAGTTTACAAGAAATCGCCGGAAAATTCCCCGAAAAACAAAGCTCCTTAAAAGCAGATGTTTCCTATCTCGCTTATACTAATCAAAGGTTCGATCTAAGACCTAGCTTTGGTTATTCTCAATTTTGGGGAAAGACAGATGATAATAATACAATTTCGACCGGTTATAACGGAAATGAACTGACTTCTTTTTTCAAATACCATTACTATTTTTTAGAAAAGTTAAAAGGTCCATCGATCGGATTAAAAACTACAGTTAGACAAGGCGAAAGATGGGAGCATAGGATAGAATTACATTATCTGATTCTTTCAGGCGCTCAGTACAGTACAGGAAATTTGTCGATGTTTAACCCTCCGAATTTTTTTGATTATGGGGTAAGCCTAGGAAGTATACAGTGGGATGCAAAAGGATTCAATTTTTCTTATAAACTTTTCTATAAATGGACACCTACAATTTCTTTTTGGGTAGGGATCCAAGCATTCGAATGGAAATATTCTTTAAAATCATTTGATCAATCTTTCAATGGGCTAGCAAATATAGACAATCCAAGCCCAGTCGATCAATTGGTACTTATAAATCTTCTGTTAACTTCCGCATCAAAAATGACCCCTGCTACAAGCAAAGCATCCTCTTTAGAATTCGGAGTCATGAAAAGATTTGAGTTATCTCAATAA